A single Oryza brachyantha chromosome 8, ObraRS2, whole genome shotgun sequence DNA region contains:
- the LOC121055199 gene encoding uncharacterized protein LOC121055199 has product MDRRQGRKRGREEEEAAPAPGKRVLAVEAAAGPAAFDEVTSAGVECGGEEEEGASWQRPPGVFEFPWQKCRGGLGVAGGGAASELRDVFFRSLVDGRAAAIGVPGDRLFPPPSKRALFDDVDAWLAAAGEGEVDPVWRSVLEGAARPAA; this is encoded by the coding sequence ATGGATCGGCGGCAGGGCAGAAAGCGCggacgggaggaggaggaggcggcgccggcgccggggaagAGGGTGttggcggtggaggcggcggcggggccggcggCGTTCGATGAGGTGACGTCGGCGGGGGTGGAGTgtggtggggaggaggaggagggggcgtCGTGGCAGCGGCCGCCGGGGGTGTTCGAGTTCCCGTGGCAGAAGTGCCGCGGCGGGctgggcgtcgccggcggcggggcggcgtcGGAGCTCCGGGACGTGTTCTTCCGGTCGCTGGTGGacggccgcgcggcggcgatcggcgTCCCCGGCGACCGCCTcttcccgccgccgagcaAGCGGGCGCTGTTCGACGACGTGGACGcgtggctcgccgccgccggcgagggcgaggtGGACCCCGTCTGGCGCTCCGTGCTGGAGGGAGCCGCCAGGCCCGCCGCATGA
- the LOC102722976 gene encoding nuclear transcription factor Y subunit C-6 yields MEPKSTTPPPPPPPPVLGAPVPYPPAGAYAPAVGPYAHAPALYAPPPPAAAATAASQQAAAAQLQNFWADQYREIEHTTDFKNHNLPLARIKKIMKADEDVRMIAAEAPVVFARACEMFILELTHRGWAHAEENKRRTLQKSDIAAAIARTEVFDFLVDIVPRDEAKDAEAAAAVAAGIPHPAAGLPATDPMAYYYVQPQ; encoded by the coding sequence ATGGAGCCCAAATCCACcacccctcccccgccgcccccgccgcccgtgCTGGGCGCGCCCGTGCCTTACCCGCCGGCGGGGGCCTACGCCCCGGCCGTCGGGCCCTACGCCCACGCGCCGGCGCTCTACGCCCCGCctcccccggccgccgccgccaccgcggcctCGCAgcaggccgccgcggcgcagcTGCAGAACTTCTGGGCGGACCAGTACCGCGAGATCGAGCACACCACCGACTTCAAGAACCACAACCTGCCCCTCGCCCGCATCAAGAAGATCATGAAGGCCGACGAGGACGTCCGCATGATCGCCGCCGAGGCGCCCGTCGTCTTCGCGCGCGCCTGCGAGATGTTCATCCTCGAGCTCACCCACCGCGGGTGGGCGCACGCCGAGGAGAACAAGCGCCGCACGCTCCAGAAGTccgacatcgccgccgccatcgcccgcACCGAGGTCTTCGATTTCCTCGTCGACATCGTGCCGCGCGACGAGGCCAAggacgccgaggccgccgccgccgtcgccgcggggATCCCCCACCCGGCCGCCGGCTTGCCCGCCACCGACCCCATGGCATACTACTATGTCCAACCGCAGTAA
- the LOC121055226 gene encoding uncharacterized protein LOC121055226 — MEEQPIKNDVHVVEIPVSGDGAGPDGGSGAGVAEPGSHPLGEIAGSAGHLLLLKLWQREESRLGRRACALEALMDAARRDAFFLCAAFLAFHGLSLALLFAASVSAPAPAASPPAERGSCRRWWVPSSLSLAASLALAAAVQLRVCAYWRASRRLRRERGDARALARCVQELRMKGAAFDLSKEPQYGVTRAKCASVEGAGAWRPLRWCYQNVVAACLLAVAAATMCSGKFILCA, encoded by the coding sequence ATGGAGGAGCAGCCGATCAAGAACGACGTCCACGTCGTCGAGATCCCGGTCAGCGGCGACGGGGCCGGTCCcgacggcgggagcggcgcggGGGTGGCGGAGCCTGGGAGCCATCCGCTCGGGGAGATCGCCGGCAGCGCGGGgcacctgctgctgctcaagCTGTGGCAGCGGGAGGAGtcccgcctcggccgccgcgcctGCGCGCTCGAGGCGCTCATGGACGCGGCGCGCCGGGACGCGTTCTTCCTCTgcgccgccttcctcgcctTCCACGGCCTCTCCCTCGCGCtcctcttcgccgcctccgtgtccgcgcccgcgcccgccgcctcgccgcccgcgGAGCGCGGTTCCTGCAGGAGGTGGTGGGTGCCGTCGTCCCTGTCGCTggccgcctccctcgcgcTCGCGGCGGCTGTGCAGCTCCGGGTCTGCGCCTACTGGCGCGCgtcgcggcggctgcggcgggagcgcggcgacgcgcgcgcgctggCGCGGTGCGTGCAGGAGCTCCGCATGAAGGGCGCGGCGTTCGACCTGTCCAAGGAGCCGCAGTACGGGGTGACGAGGGCCAAGTGCGCCAGCGTCGAGGGAGCCGGTGCGTGGCGCCCGCTCCGGTGGTGCTACCAgaacgtcgtcgccgcctgcctgctcgccgtcgccgccgccaccatgtGCTCCGGCAAGTTCATCTTGTGCGCATAG
- the LOC102709955 gene encoding BURP domain-containing protein 13-like isoform X1, with protein MARFLLALVVVVFVAVLAQRQRGDAAPSTTEVFWRAVLPDSPLPDAFLRLLRPGIDFVGKVDSGGEARVRYPYDYSDYKGSSPTTASGLDGGDSSNRVATTRVGEPGPFGYDYSGQGEGTGAPAGEPVLARDGDFDYDEYVDARKLRGAAGAVGETDDPFEYDYKETSSGSGATVESTTPASTTVFFHEEAVRVGERLPFYFPEAVTSALGLLPRRAADSIPFTTAALPGVLALFGVAPDSARAAGMRETLRMCEWPTLAGESKFCATSLEALVEGAMAALGTRDVAALTSTLPRGGSPPQAYTVRAVLPVEGSAFVACHDQEYPYTVYRCHTTGPARAYMVEMEGSRGGGAVVTVVTVCHTDTSRWNPEHVSFKLLGTKPGGSPVCHLMPYGHIVWAKNVKSSTA; from the exons ATGGCGCGCTTCCTCCtcgctctcgtcgtcgtcgtcttcgtcgcgGTGCTTGCG CAGCGACAGCGAGGCGacgcggcgccgtcgacgaccgAGGTGTTCTGGCGCGCCGTGCTGCCGGACTCCCCGCTGCCGGACGccttcctccgcctcctccgccctg GTATCGACTTCGTCGGCAAAGTGGACTCCGGTGGCGAGGCGCGGGTCAGGTACCCCTACGATTACAGTGACTACAAGGGATCttctccgacgacggcgagtggTTTGGACGGCGGTGACTCGAGCAACCGCGTGGCCACCACCCGCGTCGGGGAGCCAGGGCCTTTCGGCTACGACTACAGTGGACAGGGCGAAGGCACCGGCGCCCCAGCGGGAGAGCCGGTTCTTGCCAGGGACGGGGACTTCGACTACGACGAGTACGTCGACGCGAGGAAgctccgcggcgccgccggcgccgtcggagAGACGGATGACCCTTTCGAGTACGACTATAAGGAGACGAGCAGCGGCAGTGGCGCCACGGTGGAGTccacgacgccggcgtccACGACGGTGTTCTTCCACGAGGAGGCGGTGCGCGTCGGCGAGAGGCTCCCGTTCTACTTCCCGGAGGCGGTGACGTCGGCGCTCGGGCTCCTGCCTCGGCGCGCCGCGGACTCCATCCCGTTCAccacggcggcgctgccggGCGTCCTCGCGCTGTTCGGCGTCGCGCCGGACTCCGCCAGGGCGGCCGGCATGAGGGAGACGCTCCGCATGTGCGAGTGGCCGACGCTCGCGGGGGAGTCCAAGTTCTGCGCGACGTCGCTGGAGGCCCTGGTGGAGGGCGCCATGGCGGCGCTCGGGAcgcgcgacgtcgccgccctgACGTCGACGCTGCCCCgcggcggctcgccgccgcaggcGTACACCGTCCGCGCCGTGCTGCCCGTCGAGGGCTCCGCCTTCGTGGCGTGCCACGACCAGGAGTACCCGTACACCGTCTACCGGTGCCACACCACCGGCCCGGCCAGGGCGTACATGGTGGAGATGGAGGgctctcgcggcggcggcgcggtggtgacCGTGGTGACCGTGTGCCACACCGACACGTCGCGGTGGAATCCGGAGCACGTGTCGTTCAAGCTCCTCGGCACCAAGCCCGGCGGCTCGCCGGTTTGCCACCTCATGCCGTACGGGCACATCGTCTGGGCCAAGAACGTGAAGAGCTCGACGGCGTAG
- the LOC102709955 gene encoding BURP domain-containing protein 13-like isoform X2, whose product MARFLLALVVVVFVAVLARQRGDAAPSTTEVFWRAVLPDSPLPDAFLRLLRPGIDFVGKVDSGGEARVRYPYDYSDYKGSSPTTASGLDGGDSSNRVATTRVGEPGPFGYDYSGQGEGTGAPAGEPVLARDGDFDYDEYVDARKLRGAAGAVGETDDPFEYDYKETSSGSGATVESTTPASTTVFFHEEAVRVGERLPFYFPEAVTSALGLLPRRAADSIPFTTAALPGVLALFGVAPDSARAAGMRETLRMCEWPTLAGESKFCATSLEALVEGAMAALGTRDVAALTSTLPRGGSPPQAYTVRAVLPVEGSAFVACHDQEYPYTVYRCHTTGPARAYMVEMEGSRGGGAVVTVVTVCHTDTSRWNPEHVSFKLLGTKPGGSPVCHLMPYGHIVWAKNVKSSTA is encoded by the exons ATGGCGCGCTTCCTCCtcgctctcgtcgtcgtcgtcttcgtcgcgGTGCTTGCG CGACAGCGAGGCGacgcggcgccgtcgacgaccgAGGTGTTCTGGCGCGCCGTGCTGCCGGACTCCCCGCTGCCGGACGccttcctccgcctcctccgccctg GTATCGACTTCGTCGGCAAAGTGGACTCCGGTGGCGAGGCGCGGGTCAGGTACCCCTACGATTACAGTGACTACAAGGGATCttctccgacgacggcgagtggTTTGGACGGCGGTGACTCGAGCAACCGCGTGGCCACCACCCGCGTCGGGGAGCCAGGGCCTTTCGGCTACGACTACAGTGGACAGGGCGAAGGCACCGGCGCCCCAGCGGGAGAGCCGGTTCTTGCCAGGGACGGGGACTTCGACTACGACGAGTACGTCGACGCGAGGAAgctccgcggcgccgccggcgccgtcggagAGACGGATGACCCTTTCGAGTACGACTATAAGGAGACGAGCAGCGGCAGTGGCGCCACGGTGGAGTccacgacgccggcgtccACGACGGTGTTCTTCCACGAGGAGGCGGTGCGCGTCGGCGAGAGGCTCCCGTTCTACTTCCCGGAGGCGGTGACGTCGGCGCTCGGGCTCCTGCCTCGGCGCGCCGCGGACTCCATCCCGTTCAccacggcggcgctgccggGCGTCCTCGCGCTGTTCGGCGTCGCGCCGGACTCCGCCAGGGCGGCCGGCATGAGGGAGACGCTCCGCATGTGCGAGTGGCCGACGCTCGCGGGGGAGTCCAAGTTCTGCGCGACGTCGCTGGAGGCCCTGGTGGAGGGCGCCATGGCGGCGCTCGGGAcgcgcgacgtcgccgccctgACGTCGACGCTGCCCCgcggcggctcgccgccgcaggcGTACACCGTCCGCGCCGTGCTGCCCGTCGAGGGCTCCGCCTTCGTGGCGTGCCACGACCAGGAGTACCCGTACACCGTCTACCGGTGCCACACCACCGGCCCGGCCAGGGCGTACATGGTGGAGATGGAGGgctctcgcggcggcggcgcggtggtgacCGTGGTGACCGTGTGCCACACCGACACGTCGCGGTGGAATCCGGAGCACGTGTCGTTCAAGCTCCTCGGCACCAAGCCCGGCGGCTCGCCGGTTTGCCACCTCATGCCGTACGGGCACATCGTCTGGGCCAAGAACGTGAAGAGCTCGACGGCGTAG
- the LOC102709955 gene encoding BURP domain-containing protein 13-like isoform X3, whose translation MARFLLALVVVVFVAVLAQRQRGDAAPSTTEVFWRAVLPDSPLPDAFLRLLRPVDSGGEARVRYPYDYSDYKGSSPTTASGLDGGDSSNRVATTRVGEPGPFGYDYSGQGEGTGAPAGEPVLARDGDFDYDEYVDARKLRGAAGAVGETDDPFEYDYKETSSGSGATVESTTPASTTVFFHEEAVRVGERLPFYFPEAVTSALGLLPRRAADSIPFTTAALPGVLALFGVAPDSARAAGMRETLRMCEWPTLAGESKFCATSLEALVEGAMAALGTRDVAALTSTLPRGGSPPQAYTVRAVLPVEGSAFVACHDQEYPYTVYRCHTTGPARAYMVEMEGSRGGGAVVTVVTVCHTDTSRWNPEHVSFKLLGTKPGGSPVCHLMPYGHIVWAKNVKSSTA comes from the exons ATGGCGCGCTTCCTCCtcgctctcgtcgtcgtcgtcttcgtcgcgGTGCTTGCG CAGCGACAGCGAGGCGacgcggcgccgtcgacgaccgAGGTGTTCTGGCGCGCCGTGCTGCCGGACTCCCCGCTGCCGGACGccttcctccgcctcctccgccctg TGGACTCCGGTGGCGAGGCGCGGGTCAGGTACCCCTACGATTACAGTGACTACAAGGGATCttctccgacgacggcgagtggTTTGGACGGCGGTGACTCGAGCAACCGCGTGGCCACCACCCGCGTCGGGGAGCCAGGGCCTTTCGGCTACGACTACAGTGGACAGGGCGAAGGCACCGGCGCCCCAGCGGGAGAGCCGGTTCTTGCCAGGGACGGGGACTTCGACTACGACGAGTACGTCGACGCGAGGAAgctccgcggcgccgccggcgccgtcggagAGACGGATGACCCTTTCGAGTACGACTATAAGGAGACGAGCAGCGGCAGTGGCGCCACGGTGGAGTccacgacgccggcgtccACGACGGTGTTCTTCCACGAGGAGGCGGTGCGCGTCGGCGAGAGGCTCCCGTTCTACTTCCCGGAGGCGGTGACGTCGGCGCTCGGGCTCCTGCCTCGGCGCGCCGCGGACTCCATCCCGTTCAccacggcggcgctgccggGCGTCCTCGCGCTGTTCGGCGTCGCGCCGGACTCCGCCAGGGCGGCCGGCATGAGGGAGACGCTCCGCATGTGCGAGTGGCCGACGCTCGCGGGGGAGTCCAAGTTCTGCGCGACGTCGCTGGAGGCCCTGGTGGAGGGCGCCATGGCGGCGCTCGGGAcgcgcgacgtcgccgccctgACGTCGACGCTGCCCCgcggcggctcgccgccgcaggcGTACACCGTCCGCGCCGTGCTGCCCGTCGAGGGCTCCGCCTTCGTGGCGTGCCACGACCAGGAGTACCCGTACACCGTCTACCGGTGCCACACCACCGGCCCGGCCAGGGCGTACATGGTGGAGATGGAGGgctctcgcggcggcggcgcggtggtgacCGTGGTGACCGTGTGCCACACCGACACGTCGCGGTGGAATCCGGAGCACGTGTCGTTCAAGCTCCTCGGCACCAAGCCCGGCGGCTCGCCGGTTTGCCACCTCATGCCGTACGGGCACATCGTCTGGGCCAAGAACGTGAAGAGCTCGACGGCGTAG
- the LOC102699424 gene encoding transmembrane 9 superfamily member 12-like, which yields MAGALCRSCSPVPLLWALLLLTVSRGNAFYLPGSYMHTYSQGEEIWAKVNSLTSIETEMPFSYYSLPYCRPQGGIKKSAENLGELLMGDQIDNSPYKFRVNVNESLYLCTTKGLNENDTKLLKQRTRDLYQVNMMLDNLPVMRFTEQNGVTVQWTGFPVGYTPAGISEDYIINHLKFKVLVHEYEGKNVEIIGTGEEGSGVISEFDKKGMSGYQIVGFEVVPCSVKRDAEAFSKRNMYDIIEPVNCPMELQKSQVIRQQERITFTYDVEFVKSDIRWPSRWDAYLKMEAGAKVHWFSIMNSLMVILFLAGIVFVIFLRTVRRDLMRYEELDKEAQAQMNEELSGWKLVVGDVFREPTCPKLLCVMIGDGVQILGMSIVTIVFATLGFMSPASRGMLLTGMIILYLFLGIAAGYVSARLWKTIKGISEGWRSVSWLTACFFPGVMFVVLTVLNFVLWGSKSTGALPISLFFALLALWFCISVPLTLVGGFVGARAAQIEFPVRTNQIPREIPAQKYPSWLLVLGAGTLPFGTLFIELFFILSSIWLGRFYYVFGFLLIVLVLLVVVCAEVSVVLTYMNLCVEDWRWWWRAFFASGSVSIYVFLYSINYLVFDLRSLSGPVSAILYIGYSFLMAFAIMLATGTIGFLTSFSFVHYLFSSVKID from the coding sequence ATGGCTGGGGCTCTGTGTAGATCTTGTTCTCCGGTTCCATTATTGTGGGCTCTTCTGTTGCTGACTGTGTCACGAGGCAATGCATTCTACTTGCCTGGCAGCTACATGCACACATACTCCCAAGGTGAGGAAATATGGGCCAAGGTGAACTCTCTCACATCCATTGAGACAGAGATGCCATTCAGCTACTACAGCTTGCCATACTGCCGGCCCCAAGGCGGCATCAAGAAGAGCGCTGAGAACCTTGGTGAACTTCTCATGGGTGATCAGATAGACAACTCGCCTTACAAGTTCCGTGTGAATGTTAATGAGTCCCTCTACCTCTGCACGACAAAAGGGCTAAATGAGAATGACACAAAGCTCCTCAAGCAGCGCACACGTGACCTCTACCAGGTTAACATGATGCTGGACAATTTGCCTGTCATGCGTTTTACTGAGCAGAATGGTGTTACTGTACAGTGGACTGGGTTTCCTGTCGGTTACACTCCAGCTGGAATCTCAGAAGATTACATCATCAACCATTTAAAGTTTAAGGTGTTGGTCCATGAGTATGAGGGCAAGAATGTGGAGATCATTGGCACGGGGGAAGAAGGATCTGGTGTCATATCTGAATTTGACAAGAAAGGGATGTCTGGGTATCAGATTGTTGGTTTTGAAGTTGTGCCTTGCAGTGTGAAGCGTGATGCTGAGGCTTTCTCCAAGCGTAACATGTATGACATCATTGAACCTGTGAACTGCCCAATGGAACTTCAGAAGTCTCAGGTGATCAGGCAACAGGAGAGGATCACTTTCACTTATGATGTTGAGTTTGTGAAGAGTGACATTAGGTGGCCATCTAGGTGGGATGCTTATTTGAAGATGGAGGCAGGTGCTAAAGTCCACTGGTTCTCCATTATGAACTCCCTAATGGTGATCCTGTTCTTGGCTGGAATTGTCTTTGTTATATTCTTGAGAACTGTCAGGAGGGACTTGATGAGGTATGAAGAGCTCGACAAGGAAGCTCAGGCACAGATGAATGAGGAGCTATCTGGGTGGAAGCTTGTTGTGGGAGATGTATTCAGAGAGCCGACTTGCCCTAAGCTGCTGTGTGTCATGATTGGTGATGGTGTTCAGATTTTGGGCATGTCAATAGTAACAATTGTTTTTGCCACACTTGGGTTCATGTCTCCAGCATCAAGAGGAATGCTTCTCACCGGGATGATCATTCTCTATCTTTTCCTTGGTATTGCGGCTGGGTACGTCAGTGCGCGGCTGTGGAAAACTATTAAGGGCATATCTGAAGGGTGGAGATCAGTTTCCTGGTTAACTGCCTGCTTTTTCCCTGGTGTCATGTTCGTGGTCCTTACTGTCTTAAACTTTGTCTTATGGGGAAGCAAGAGCACTGGAGCTTTACCTATCTCTCTATTTTTTGCCCTTCTAGCTCTTTGGTTCTGCATATCTGTGCCGTTAACTCTTGTTGGTGGCTTTGTTGGTGCAAGAGCAGCACAGATAGAGTTTCCTGTGCGTACCAATCAGATCCCGAGAGAAATCCCTGCACAGAAATACCCGTCATGGCTTCTTGTCCTTGGTGCAGGAACGCTGCCATTCGGAACCCTGTTTATTGAGCTCTTCTTCATTCTGTCAAGCATTTGGCTTGGAAGGTTCTACTATGTGTTTGGCTTTCTGCTGATTGTCCTGGTGCTGCTCGTCGTTGTCTGCGCTGAGGTCTCTGTAGTCCTAACATACATGAACCTCTGTGTGGAGGactggaggtggtggtggagagcTTTCTTTGCCTCCGGATCTGTTTCGATTTATGTGTTCCTCTACTCCATCAACTACTTGGTCTTTGACCTCAGAAGCCTGAGCGGGCCTGTCTCTGCCATACTTTACATTGGTTACTCATTTCTCATGGCGTTTGCAATCATGCTGGCCACTGGAACCATTGGATTTTTGACATCATTCTCCTTTGTGCACTACCTCTTCTCATCCGTGAAGATTGATTGA